The following proteins are co-located in the Deinococcus metallilatus genome:
- a CDS encoding tyrosine-type recombinase/integrase — MGRFQLPCTLVRIFHKLVKLAEVPDVRLHDLRHTAASLLVRHGVPIKAVAERLGHRDASLTLRVYTHVYEEQRREAALSLDQLLGGHK, encoded by the coding sequence GTGGGACGCTTCCAACTGCCCTGCACCCTGGTTCGGATCTTCCACAAGCTTGTGAAATTGGCGGAGGTGCCCGACGTTCGCCTCCACGATCTGCGGCACACAGCGGCGTCTCTTCTGGTGCGGCATGGAGTGCCGATCAAGGCGGTGGCGGAACGACTGGGGCATCGGGACGCGAGCTTGACGTTGCGGGTGTACACACACGTCTACGAGGAGCAACGGCGAGAGGCGGCACTGAGCCTCGACCAACTGCTGGGCGGGCACAAATAG
- a CDS encoding alanyl-tRNA editing protein: protein MTRPLYHEASTLLTFTATVTDTRGGAVGLDATAFYPEGGGQNGDVGVLRWPGGEAVVRGTRKDKSSGVIWHEVGDVVPPVGTRVTGEVDAVWRWHNMARHSAEHLLAQAFHRVNPAFRVAAVSMRNAESTIDLEGDPTEADVRAAETLLRGTLARTDLELETPTVSDVELHRYPLRREAKVRGDVRLVIFRDAEGTPFDVSACGGTHVPRAALVAPVVVLRTERIRGGLTRVFFMAGEEAGAYLAGVYREARALAQGFSAPVEALPERVATLLADRDAQRAAAAALRQHLAHTLVRLAPCQDVNGVALREVTLDDVALLPLVLADVPPGEVVAALAPGGRCGIGSGREDVPAGELLGAALKVVGGKGGGRPTLAQGTTGQPDRFLPAVREALTVMRPAAGRPT, encoded by the coding sequence ATGACCCGCCCCCTCTATCACGAGGCTTCCACCCTCCTGACCTTCACCGCCACCGTCACGGACACGCGCGGCGGCGCGGTGGGCCTGGACGCGACGGCCTTCTACCCCGAGGGCGGCGGCCAGAATGGGGACGTGGGCGTGCTGCGCTGGCCGGGCGGTGAGGCGGTGGTACGCGGAACCCGCAAGGACAAATCCAGCGGCGTGATCTGGCACGAGGTCGGGGACGTGGTGCCTCCGGTGGGAACCCGGGTCACGGGCGAGGTGGACGCGGTCTGGCGCTGGCACAACATGGCCCGCCACAGCGCGGAACATCTGCTCGCGCAGGCCTTTCACCGGGTCAACCCGGCCTTCCGCGTGGCGGCCGTCAGCATGCGGAACGCCGAGAGCACGATTGACCTGGAGGGCGACCCGACCGAGGCCGATGTCCGGGCCGCCGAGACGCTGCTGCGGGGGACACTGGCCCGCACCGACCTGGAGCTGGAGACGCCCACCGTTTCCGACGTGGAGCTGCACCGCTACCCGCTGCGCCGGGAGGCGAAGGTGCGCGGCGACGTGCGGCTGGTGATCTTCCGGGACGCGGAGGGGACTCCCTTTGACGTGAGCGCCTGCGGCGGCACCCATGTTCCCCGCGCGGCGCTGGTCGCGCCGGTCGTCGTGCTGCGGACCGAGCGTATCCGGGGCGGCCTGACGCGGGTGTTCTTCATGGCGGGGGAGGAGGCGGGCGCCTACCTGGCGGGCGTGTACCGGGAGGCCCGCGCGCTGGCGCAGGGCTTCAGCGCCCCCGTCGAGGCGCTGCCCGAGCGCGTGGCGACCCTGCTGGCGGACCGGGACGCGCAGAGGGCGGCGGCCGCGGCGCTGCGCCAGCATCTCGCCCACACGCTGGTTCGGCTGGCGCCGTGTCAGGACGTGAACGGTGTGGCCCTGCGCGAAGTGACGCTCGACGACGTTGCCCTGCTGCCCCTGGTCCTGGCGGACGTGCCGCCGGGAGAGGTGGTGGCCGCCCTCGCTCCCGGCGGGCGCTGCGGCATCGGCAGCGGGCGGGAGGACGTGCCCGCCGGGGAACTGCTGGGGGCGGCCCTGAAGGTCGTGGGCGGCAAGGGGGGCGGACGGCCCACGCTCGCGCAGGGGACCACCGGGCAGCCTGACCGCTTCCTCCCGGCCGTCCGCGAAGCGTTGACGGTTATGCGGCCTGCCGCCGGAAGGCCCACCTGA
- a CDS encoding AAC(3) family N-acetyltransferase — translation MLNMLRKPSVTPADLAAGLAELGLDGSQHVMVHASLKAFGYLEGGARTVVDTLGARTATLVAPAFTYRTELRHPTSPVHTRFHRDLRVSREIGRVPQELVERADALRSFHPILSFIALGAEAERVTAAQTLASPYQPVGALYDLDGYALLMGVDFGSNTTVHYGEHVAGMPLLTRYVPLDGQVLPTAFPNCSADFGRLEPYVQGRSTRVGNAALRLYRVRDLVDGTVHLLTHDPEALLCTYPGCRCQEVRRLVRQHGLRPRPHLSRLA, via the coding sequence GTGCTGAACATGCTGCGCAAGCCGTCCGTCACGCCTGCCGACCTCGCCGCCGGGCTGGCCGAGCTGGGGCTGGACGGCTCGCAGCATGTGATGGTCCACGCGAGCCTCAAGGCGTTCGGGTATCTGGAAGGCGGGGCGCGGACGGTGGTGGACACGCTGGGCGCGCGCACGGCGACGCTGGTGGCCCCGGCCTTCACCTACCGCACCGAGCTGAGGCACCCCACCTCGCCCGTCCACACGCGCTTCCACCGCGATCTGCGGGTCAGCCGCGAGATCGGCCGGGTGCCGCAGGAACTGGTGGAGCGGGCGGACGCCCTGCGCTCCTTCCACCCCATCCTGAGTTTCATCGCGCTGGGGGCCGAGGCGGAGCGCGTCACGGCGGCGCAGACGCTCGCCAGTCCGTACCAGCCGGTCGGGGCCCTTTACGACCTGGACGGCTACGCCCTGCTGATGGGGGTGGACTTCGGCAGCAACACGACCGTCCACTACGGCGAGCATGTGGCGGGGATGCCGCTGCTCACGCGCTACGTCCCGCTGGACGGCCAGGTGCTTCCCACCGCCTTTCCCAACTGCTCGGCCGACTTCGGCCGCCTGGAACCCTACGTGCAGGGGCGGTCCACCCGCGTCGGCAACGCCGCCCTGCGCCTCTACCGGGTGCGCGACCTGGTGGACGGCACGGTCCACCTGCTGACCCACGACCCCGAGGCCCTGCTCTGCACCTACCCGGGCTGCCGCTGTCAGGAGGTCCGCAGGCTGGTGCGGCAGCACGGGTTGAGGCCCCGGCCGCACCTTTCCCGGCTGGCCTGA
- a CDS encoding EamA family transporter, with protein sequence MPRVRRALPALPPVPALLLSMVSIQGGAAFAKTLFPALGAAGTTALRVTLAAALLSLVFRPRLRALTPEAWRAVLPYGVALGLMNLSFYLALTRLPLGLAVTLEFVGPLVLSLALSRRIQDLLWVALAALGIVLIAPHGGGGHLDLLGAGLALTAGAFWALYILTGGAVGRRVPGVTGVVAGMIVAAVVTLPFGIATAGVTLLAPSALLAGLAVAVLSSALPYSLEMVALRALPARVFGVLMSVEPAIAALSGLLFLHERLSVLQWLAILCVISASVGISLSGERQVVEAEPAN encoded by the coding sequence ATGCCCCGCGTGCGCCGTGCCTTGCCTGCCCTCCCGCCCGTCCCGGCGCTGCTGCTCTCGATGGTGAGCATCCAGGGCGGCGCCGCCTTCGCCAAGACGCTGTTTCCTGCGCTGGGCGCAGCGGGTACCACCGCCCTGCGTGTGACGCTGGCCGCCGCCCTGCTGAGCCTGGTGTTTCGTCCCCGCCTGCGCGCCTTGACCCCGGAAGCCTGGCGGGCCGTCCTGCCCTACGGCGTGGCCCTGGGGCTGATGAACCTCTCGTTCTACCTGGCCCTCACGCGGTTGCCGCTGGGGCTGGCGGTCACGCTGGAGTTCGTGGGGCCGCTGGTGCTGTCGCTCGCGCTCTCCCGCCGGATACAGGACCTCCTGTGGGTGGCCCTCGCCGCGCTGGGCATCGTGCTGATCGCGCCGCACGGCGGGGGAGGACACCTCGATCTGCTCGGCGCAGGGCTGGCGCTGACCGCCGGGGCTTTCTGGGCGCTGTACATCCTGACAGGCGGCGCGGTGGGGCGGCGGGTGCCGGGCGTGACGGGGGTGGTCGCCGGGATGATCGTGGCGGCGGTGGTCACGCTGCCGTTCGGTATCGCCACGGCAGGCGTCACGCTGCTGGCGCCTTCCGCCCTCCTCGCGGGCCTCGCCGTCGCCGTCCTCTCCAGCGCCCTCCCGTACAGCCTGGAGATGGTCGCCCTGCGCGCCCTCCCTGCCCGCGTCTTCGGCGTGCTGATGAGCGTCGAACCCGCCATCGCCGCCCTGAGCGGCCTGCTCTTCTTGCACGAGCGCCTCTCGGTTCTGCAATGGCTTGCCATCCTCTGCGTGATCTCGGCCAGCGTGGGCATCAGCCTGAGCGGGGAAAGGCAGGTGGTGGAGGCGGAACCGGCGAATTGA
- the glgP gene encoding alpha-glucan family phosphorylase — translation MNVIGQVTVLPQLPPAIGRLSELAYNLYWSWTPHAQALYRDLDPDIWERFQHNPVRVLLEVSQERLTQAAADPEYVDRYTRVLADFDAYMGKKDTWASQHAAGLAPVAYFSMEYGLAEALPIYSGGLGVLAGDHCKSASDLGLPFTAVGLLFYQGYFRQLLNKEGWQEEAYDEVDVTTLPIRAAHTPSGEEVRVQVHIGDRDVQVRVWELRVGRIKVLLLDSNVPENSEEDRKLTARLYGGNQDLRFQQYLLLGVAGIRALRALNVPAGVYHMNEGHAALLGLERIRELVEGGLDFRTAQETVASNTLFTTHTPVPAGNDAFAYDLVDKYLGQWPARLHTSREELYGLARQDQFWDGHWVPTFSMTVFALNMSRAANGVSELHGEVSREMWKFLYPGAEAEEVPIGHITNGAHNLTFTSQAMRDLLSTVLPADWTERLQEEAMWTAVEGLSDAQLADVQLDMKREMIAFVRRRLREQLTRNGASAADLAATESVLSENALTIGFARRFATYKRATLIFRDKARLSRIVNDPARPVQIVFAGKAHPADNPGKAFIQEIYKVSQEPEFRGKIVILENYDLAVARHLVQGVDIWLNNPRRPLEASGTSGMKASFNGAPNFSILDGWWREGYDGTNGWPIGEDREYTDLNVQDDADAYSLYQTLETQIVPLYYAPASPEAEGRSGWAHTVRRSLQTVSPRFSMQRQVIDYTQQYYLPLSQRGAALAANGSQRAREVASWKTWVRQQWPHTSLNATAHLPATARPGQKVEVQASVNPAGIRPEELRVEAVLKRGHHITRVPLTSQGDGKYSAQVPLEDSGLYSVGVRMLPEIDGLSNELEAGLIRWA, via the coding sequence ATGAACGTCATCGGTCAGGTCACCGTCCTCCCCCAGTTGCCTCCAGCCATCGGGCGGCTGTCCGAACTCGCCTACAACCTGTACTGGTCCTGGACCCCTCATGCCCAGGCCCTGTACCGCGACCTCGACCCCGACATCTGGGAGCGCTTCCAGCACAACCCGGTGCGGGTGCTGCTGGAAGTCTCGCAGGAACGCCTCACGCAGGCCGCCGCCGACCCCGAGTACGTGGACCGGTATACCCGGGTCCTGGCCGACTTCGACGCCTATATGGGGAAAAAGGACACCTGGGCCAGCCAGCACGCGGCGGGCCTGGCCCCGGTCGCCTACTTCAGCATGGAGTACGGCCTTGCCGAGGCGCTGCCCATCTACAGCGGCGGCCTCGGCGTGCTGGCGGGCGACCACTGCAAGAGTGCCTCCGACCTGGGGCTGCCCTTTACCGCCGTCGGGCTGCTGTTTTACCAGGGCTACTTCCGGCAGCTCCTGAACAAGGAAGGCTGGCAGGAGGAAGCCTACGACGAGGTGGACGTCACCACCCTGCCCATCCGCGCCGCGCATACGCCCTCCGGCGAGGAGGTCCGGGTGCAGGTCCACATCGGGGACCGCGACGTGCAGGTGCGAGTCTGGGAACTCCGGGTGGGGCGCATCAAGGTGCTGCTGCTCGACAGCAACGTGCCCGAGAACAGCGAGGAGGACCGCAAACTCACCGCGCGGCTCTACGGCGGCAACCAGGACCTGCGCTTCCAGCAGTACCTCCTGCTGGGCGTGGCGGGCATCCGCGCGCTGCGGGCGCTGAACGTCCCGGCGGGCGTCTACCACATGAACGAGGGGCACGCCGCGCTGCTCGGCCTGGAGCGCATCCGCGAACTGGTGGAAGGCGGGCTGGACTTCCGCACCGCGCAGGAGACGGTCGCCAGCAACACCCTGTTTACCACCCACACGCCCGTCCCCGCCGGGAACGACGCCTTCGCCTACGACCTGGTGGACAAGTACCTGGGCCAGTGGCCCGCCCGGCTGCACACCTCGCGCGAGGAACTCTACGGTCTGGCCCGGCAGGACCAGTTCTGGGACGGCCACTGGGTGCCGACCTTCAGCATGACCGTGTTCGCCCTGAACATGAGCCGCGCGGCCAACGGCGTCTCCGAGCTGCACGGCGAGGTCAGCCGCGAGATGTGGAAGTTCCTGTATCCGGGCGCGGAGGCCGAGGAAGTGCCCATCGGCCACATCACGAACGGCGCCCATAACCTCACCTTCACCTCGCAGGCGATGCGCGACCTGCTGAGCACGGTGTTGCCCGCCGACTGGACCGAGCGCCTTCAGGAAGAGGCGATGTGGACGGCGGTGGAGGGGCTCTCCGACGCGCAACTGGCGGACGTGCAACTGGACATGAAGCGCGAGATGATCGCCTTCGTGCGCCGCCGCCTGCGCGAGCAGCTCACCCGCAACGGGGCCAGCGCCGCCGACCTCGCGGCCACCGAGAGCGTGCTGTCCGAGAACGCGCTGACCATCGGCTTCGCGCGGCGCTTTGCCACCTACAAGCGCGCGACCCTGATCTTCCGGGACAAGGCCCGCCTCAGCCGCATCGTGAACGACCCGGCCCGACCGGTACAGATCGTGTTCGCCGGGAAGGCCCACCCCGCCGACAACCCCGGCAAGGCCTTTATTCAGGAGATTTACAAGGTCAGCCAGGAACCGGAGTTCCGGGGCAAGATCGTGATTCTGGAAAATTACGACCTGGCGGTGGCCCGCCACCTGGTGCAGGGCGTGGACATCTGGCTGAACAATCCCCGGCGTCCGCTGGAGGCATCGGGCACCAGCGGCATGAAGGCCAGCTTCAACGGCGCGCCCAACTTCAGCATTCTGGACGGCTGGTGGCGCGAGGGGTACGACGGCACGAACGGCTGGCCCATCGGCGAGGACCGCGAGTATACCGACCTGAACGTGCAGGACGACGCCGACGCTTACAGCCTCTACCAGACGCTCGAAACCCAGATCGTGCCGCTCTACTACGCGCCCGCCTCGCCGGAGGCGGAAGGCCGCAGCGGCTGGGCGCACACCGTCCGCCGCTCCCTCCAGACCGTCAGCCCGCGCTTCTCGATGCAGCGGCAGGTGATCGACTACACGCAGCAGTATTATCTGCCGCTCAGCCAGCGGGGAGCGGCCCTCGCCGCCAACGGCAGCCAGCGCGCCCGCGAGGTCGCCAGTTGGAAAACCTGGGTGCGCCAGCAGTGGCCGCACACCAGCCTGAACGCGACGGCCCACCTGCCCGCCACCGCCAGACCCGGCCAGAAGGTCGAGGTGCAGGCCAGCGTGAACCCGGCGGGCATCCGGCCCGAGGAACTGCGGGTCGAGGCGGTGCTGAAGCGCGGTCACCACATCACCCGCGTGCCCCTGACCTCCCAGGGCGACGGCAAGTACAGCGCGCAGGTGCCCCTGGAGGACAGCGGCCTCTATTCGGTGGGCGTGCGGATGCTGCCGGAGATCGACGGCCTGAGCAACGAACTGGAGGCGGGGCTGATCAGGTGGGCATGA
- a CDS encoding tyrosine-type recombinase/integrase codes for MPKRGNRKGSIQQRGERYVAVLTLGRDENGRQRRKTVRFDSREEAEAWLKRQKTAASVDFGLPEGDLAVGLGRETPFSAFLVTWLNAKRHQVREKTWRDYERVVRLHLVPSILGPIALGALTPLHIERLMLNLLTAGHNATLAFVVLRVVKLALGQAVDWGLLPFSPAARVKAPKRPRKEMKVWTPEQARTFLDTCRKHQPRLYPLFYLALTTGMRRSELLGLHWDDVHLHRGELLVRLSLVQCGPKAVLSDPKTPASRRRVLLSPDTVTVLREHCTRQEAEKGR; via the coding sequence ATGCCGAAACGTGGAAACAGAAAGGGCAGCATTCAGCAGCGGGGCGAGCGGTATGTCGCCGTCCTCACCCTCGGTCGGGACGAGAACGGACGGCAGAGGCGCAAAACGGTACGCTTCGACAGCCGTGAAGAAGCGGAGGCGTGGCTGAAGCGGCAGAAGACAGCGGCCAGCGTGGACTTTGGCTTACCTGAGGGTGACCTCGCTGTCGGTTTGGGACGGGAGACACCCTTCTCGGCATTCCTGGTCACTTGGCTGAATGCCAAGCGCCATCAGGTGCGCGAGAAGACCTGGCGGGACTACGAGCGTGTTGTGCGCCTCCACCTCGTTCCTTCCATCCTCGGCCCCATCGCCTTAGGTGCCCTCACGCCCCTGCATATCGAACGCCTTATGCTGAACTTGCTGACCGCCGGACACAACGCCACGCTCGCTTTCGTGGTGCTGCGCGTTGTCAAACTGGCCCTCGGGCAGGCGGTGGATTGGGGGCTGCTCCCCTTCAGCCCTGCGGCGCGCGTGAAGGCGCCAAAACGACCACGAAAGGAAATGAAGGTGTGGACGCCGGAACAGGCCAGAACATTCCTTGACACCTGCCGGAAGCACCAGCCGCGACTGTACCCGCTGTTCTACCTCGCCCTGACTACTGGAATGCGACGTAGCGAACTCCTCGGACTGCACTGGGACGACGTTCATCTCCACCGGGGCGAGTTGTTGGTGCGGCTCAGCCTCGTTCAGTGTGGACCAAAAGCGGTGCTGAGCGATCCGAAGACACCCGCCAGCCGTCGCCGCGTCCTGCTGTCCCCGGACACAGTGACTGTGCTACGCGAGCACTGCACACGGCAGGAAGCCGAGAAGGGTCGTTAG
- a CDS encoding helix-turn-helix domain-containing protein, whose product MTGRKHEPRRLLTVQEAAKLLHVSDDTVRRQIKEGALEAIRVRTTATGRAQYRIPTAAIDRVLGNTALQLQEEADPFEPLRQAFAHLTDEEREDLIDQAVQWARERRPVEQVKRAPALSEEALRERFAGNSLLEALRKDERDER is encoded by the coding sequence ATGACTGGACGCAAACACGAACCACGCCGCTTGTTGACCGTGCAGGAAGCCGCCAAGCTCCTACACGTCAGCGACGACACCGTGCGCCGTCAGATCAAGGAGGGCGCTCTGGAAGCCATCCGGGTGCGAACCACGGCCACCGGACGGGCGCAGTACCGCATTCCCACGGCGGCCATCGACCGGGTCCTCGGCAACACCGCCCTGCAACTTCAGGAAGAGGCCGATCCCTTCGAGCCGCTTCGCCAGGCCTTCGCGCATCTCACGGACGAGGAGCGCGAGGACCTGATTGACCAGGCCGTGCAGTGGGCCAGGGAGCGCCGACCAGTCGAACAGGTCAAGCGTGCCCCCGCCCTGTCGGAGGAGGCGTTGCGCGAGCGGTTCGCGGGGAACTCACTTCTGGAAGCCTTGCGAAAAGACGAGCGGGACGAGCGTTGA
- a CDS encoding DUF1622 domain-containing protein: MEGSLSGFFAQFEATVGIITQYLATGVEGVSGIIVGIAVIEAVWSSLKLFFVQHEKPESLKEAIRLRLGRWLSVVLEFLLAADILRTAVAPNWSDIGKLAAIAGIRTALNYFLGQEVREEARSQQQAADASITQPIRREQG; this comes from the coding sequence ATGGAAGGCAGCTTGAGCGGTTTTTTCGCGCAGTTCGAGGCGACGGTGGGCATCATCACGCAGTACCTGGCGACCGGAGTGGAGGGTGTCTCCGGGATCATCGTGGGTATCGCGGTGATCGAGGCGGTGTGGAGTTCGCTGAAGTTGTTTTTCGTGCAGCACGAGAAGCCCGAATCGCTCAAGGAGGCCATTCGCCTGCGCCTGGGCCGCTGGCTTTCCGTGGTGCTGGAATTCCTGCTGGCCGCCGATATCCTGCGGACCGCCGTCGCGCCGAACTGGAGCGACATCGGCAAGCTGGCGGCCATCGCGGGCATCCGGACCGCCCTGAACTACTTCCTGGGTCAGGAGGTGCGCGAGGAGGCGCGGTCGCAGCAGCAGGCCGCCGACGCCAGCATCACCCAGCCCATTCGCCGCGAACAGGGCTAA
- a CDS encoding DUF1622 domain-containing protein has translation MLGVLRLFVELVTNVVIFGYVVAALLTLVRGGGLLHARLQVAEGLLLALNLKVVATLLRTIELTTWTQIGLFAAVFVLRTVLKRVVTWERRELLAGGG, from the coding sequence ATGCTCGGCGTCCTGCGCCTGTTCGTGGAACTGGTCACCAACGTGGTCATCTTCGGGTACGTCGTCGCCGCACTGCTGACCCTCGTCCGGGGGGGTGGGCTGCTGCACGCCCGGTTGCAGGTGGCGGAGGGCCTGCTGCTGGCCCTGAACCTCAAGGTCGTGGCGACGCTGCTGCGGACGATAGAACTCACCACCTGGACCCAGATCGGCCTGTTCGCCGCCGTGTTCGTGCTGCGGACCGTCCTGAAGCGGGTCGTGACCTGGGAACGCCGGGAACTGCTGGCGGGCGGGGGCTGA
- a CDS encoding glutamine synthetase III, translating to MNHDLDVISAARNWRVDASAPATPAEVIGDLFASDVLTLEDLKTRLSKPAYKSLRGTVERGERLDPAIADTVALAMKTWAMEKGATHYTHWFQPLTGATAEKHDSFVSPNGDGVAIATFSGKELIQAEPDASSFPSGGLRATFEARGYTAWDPSSPAFIMRHANGATLCIPTAFASWTGEALDLKTPLLRSVEALNRAVTPALHLFGASLGTRVGSTLGAEQEYFLIAEEYFFRRPDLVMTGRTLFGAQPPRGQELEDHYFGAIPDRVLSFMTDAELQLYALGIPVKTRHNEVAPGQFEIAPIFEQSNVAADHQQLIMQVLRNTARKYGLVALLHEKPFAGVNGSGKHGNWSMSTDAGENLLEPGDTPHENLQFLFFCAAVIKAVDEHQDLLRISVASASNDHRLGANEAPPAIISIFLGSELTDIFDRLESGQGGRGTEAGLLGLGSSVLPPIPRHAGDRNRTSPFAFTGNKFEFRAVGSSQSISFPITVLNTIVADAVQSLTAVLKAKLDGGADLAAAVGEVVRETYRQHKRIVFNGDGYSEEWHREAEEERGLLNLRTSLDAIPHLTDRKNVELFGKFGVLSERELAARQEIMYDIYFKTVNIEGETTEYIAQTMILPAAAEYLGDLGAVKIPSRALDATAREVAGLTDELYDALQILREQNKALGGEEIHDKAHHVRDHVLPAMREVRQAADRLEKVVADKQWPLPTYRQLLFVK from the coding sequence ATGAACCACGACCTGGATGTGATTTCCGCCGCGCGCAACTGGCGCGTTGACGCCTCCGCACCGGCCACGCCCGCCGAGGTGATCGGTGACCTGTTCGCCAGCGACGTGCTGACCCTCGAAGACCTCAAGACGCGCCTGTCCAAGCCCGCCTACAAGAGCCTGCGCGGTACCGTGGAACGCGGCGAGAGGCTCGACCCGGCCATCGCGGACACGGTCGCGCTCGCCATGAAGACCTGGGCGATGGAAAAGGGCGCGACCCACTACACCCACTGGTTCCAGCCCCTGACCGGCGCGACCGCCGAGAAGCACGACTCCTTCGTCTCACCCAATGGGGACGGCGTGGCCATCGCCACCTTCAGCGGCAAGGAACTGATCCAGGCCGAACCCGACGCCTCGTCCTTCCCCTCGGGCGGCCTGCGCGCCACCTTCGAGGCGCGCGGCTACACCGCCTGGGACCCCAGCAGCCCGGCTTTCATCATGCGGCACGCCAACGGCGCGACCCTCTGTATCCCGACCGCCTTCGCGTCGTGGACCGGCGAGGCGCTGGACCTCAAGACGCCGCTGCTGCGCTCGGTGGAGGCGCTGAACCGGGCCGTGACGCCCGCGCTGCACCTGTTCGGGGCCTCGCTGGGGACCCGCGTGGGCAGCACGCTGGGCGCGGAGCAGGAATACTTCCTGATCGCGGAGGAATACTTCTTCCGCCGTCCCGACCTGGTGATGACCGGGCGGACCCTCTTCGGCGCGCAGCCCCCGCGCGGCCAGGAACTCGAAGACCACTACTTCGGCGCGATTCCCGACCGGGTGCTGAGCTTCATGACCGACGCCGAACTGCAACTGTACGCGCTCGGGATTCCCGTCAAGACCCGCCACAACGAAGTCGCGCCCGGCCAGTTCGAGATCGCCCCGATCTTCGAGCAGAGCAACGTGGCCGCCGACCACCAGCAGCTCATCATGCAGGTGCTGCGCAACACCGCCCGCAAGTACGGCCTGGTGGCCCTGCTGCACGAGAAACCCTTCGCGGGCGTGAACGGCTCGGGCAAGCACGGCAACTGGAGCATGTCCACCGACGCGGGCGAGAACCTGCTCGAACCCGGCGACACGCCCCACGAGAACCTGCAATTCCTGTTCTTCTGCGCGGCCGTGATCAAGGCCGTGGACGAACACCAGGACCTGCTGCGGATCAGCGTGGCCTCGGCCAGCAACGACCACCGCCTGGGCGCCAACGAGGCGCCGCCCGCCATCATCTCGATCTTCCTGGGCAGCGAGCTGACCGATATCTTCGACCGGCTGGAAAGCGGGCAGGGGGGGCGCGGGACCGAAGCGGGCCTGCTGGGCCTCGGCTCCAGCGTGCTGCCGCCCATCCCGCGCCACGCCGGGGACCGCAACCGCACCAGCCCCTTCGCCTTTACCGGCAACAAGTTCGAGTTCCGCGCGGTCGGCAGCAGCCAGAGCATCAGCTTCCCGATCACGGTGCTGAACACCATCGTCGCGGACGCGGTGCAGAGCCTCACCGCCGTCCTCAAGGCGAAGCTGGACGGCGGCGCGGACCTGGCGGCGGCGGTGGGCGAGGTCGTCCGGGAAACGTACCGCCAGCACAAGCGCATCGTCTTCAACGGTGACGGCTACAGCGAGGAGTGGCACCGCGAAGCCGAGGAGGAGCGCGGCCTGCTGAACCTGCGGACCAGCCTGGACGCGATCCCGCACCTGACCGACCGCAAGAACGTGGAGCTGTTCGGCAAGTTCGGCGTGCTGTCGGAGCGCGAGCTGGCCGCCCGCCAGGAAATCATGTACGACATCTACTTCAAGACGGTGAACATCGAGGGCGAGACGACCGAATACATCGCCCAGACGATGATCCTGCCCGCCGCCGCGGAATATCTGGGGGACCTCGGGGCCGTGAAGATTCCCAGCCGCGCCCTCGACGCGACGGCCCGCGAGGTCGCCGGACTCACCGACGAGCTGTACGACGCCCTCCAGATCCTGCGCGAGCAGAACAAGGCCCTGGGCGGCGAGGAGATTCACGACAAAGCCCACCACGTCCGCGACCACGTGCTGCCCGCCATGCGCGAGGTGCGCCAGGCCGCCGACCGGCTGGAAAAGGTCGTGGCCGACAAGCAGTGGCCGCTGCCGACGTACCGGCAACTGCTGTTCGTGAAGTAA